One Kallotenue papyrolyticum genomic window carries:
- a CDS encoding anti-sigma factor domain-containing protein: MQSEHVDDLIDEYALGVLDDHDLERVARHVQVCPPCRRQAWQAEDAFHLLALSVAPLSPPARCKARLLATIDRAQFLATPTPRPRRVTTRAALWPAFGALAALLLVLVWAVQLQREVSSMRRSTALAQTTIATVQRENATMRAQLASFSELERLAAQAAAVRRLQGIGAGGSAWAETYMTPGKNEAVLVAHRLPPLPPDKVYQVWVARDSHQQPLTTFAVHHSDLPVVVKITPPEPMDRYEEIMVTVEPAGGATRPSSQTVLAGKL; this comes from the coding sequence ATGCAAAGCGAACACGTTGACGATCTGATTGACGAATACGCGCTTGGCGTCCTGGATGATCATGACCTCGAGCGCGTAGCGCGGCATGTGCAGGTCTGTCCACCCTGCCGGCGGCAGGCCTGGCAGGCCGAGGATGCCTTCCACTTGCTGGCCCTCTCCGTCGCGCCGCTGTCGCCGCCGGCGCGCTGCAAGGCACGCCTGCTGGCTACCATTGATCGCGCCCAGTTTCTGGCTACGCCCACACCGCGTCCACGGCGCGTGACAACTCGCGCTGCGCTGTGGCCGGCCTTTGGTGCCCTGGCAGCGCTGCTGCTCGTGCTGGTGTGGGCCGTCCAGCTCCAGCGCGAGGTGAGCTCCATGCGCCGCAGCACGGCCTTGGCCCAGACCACCATTGCGACCGTGCAGCGCGAAAACGCAACCATGCGCGCGCAACTGGCCTCCTTTTCAGAGCTGGAACGCCTGGCCGCTCAGGCCGCCGCAGTGCGCCGGCTCCAAGGCATCGGCGCGGGTGGTAGCGCTTGGGCCGAGACCTACATGACGCCCGGCAAGAACGAGGCGGTGCTGGTCGCGCATCGGCTGCCGCCCCTGCCGCCCGACAAAGTCTATCAGGTGTGGGTCGCCCGCGATAGCCACCAGCAGCCGCTGACCACCTTTGCCGTCCATCACAGCGACCTGCCGGTGGTGGTCAAGATCACGCCACCGGAGCCGATGGATCGCTACGAGGAGATCATGGTTACGGTCGAGCCCGCCGGTGGCGCGACGCGCCCCAGCTCGCAGACGGTGCTGGCCGGCAAGCTCTAA